The following are from one region of the Dehalococcoidia bacterium genome:
- a CDS encoding YchF family ATPase, translating into MHIAIIGQPLSGKSTVYEALTGVISEPVGSGPPLSAVKVPDPRLDRLTAMFQPKRKVPAEISFADVRVAGAAFTKTEGLSAAYVEQIAKADALLLVVRAFPDESVPHLEGTIDPWRDLATMLDELAFTDQLLLEKRLARIAEMVGKVKPAEREAMERERALLRRLLDGLEAGMPLRDQQQDEDERKLTRHYRFLTAKPLLVVINLGETQLDRAAAFDAELAGRLRGGAVLGASIAGKLERELVQLEGAEAREFREALGLAEPARDRIIRAAYRLLGRISFFTVGPDECRAWTIPAGTLAPRAAGAVHSDFERGFIRAEVVRYEDLVAAGSLAEARKRGLLRSEGKQYVVQDGDVIEYLFNV; encoded by the coding sequence GTGCATATCGCGATTATTGGTCAGCCGCTGAGCGGCAAGAGCACCGTGTACGAAGCGCTGACCGGCGTGATCAGCGAGCCGGTGGGCAGCGGTCCGCCGCTCAGCGCGGTCAAGGTGCCGGACCCGCGCTTGGATCGGCTGACCGCGATGTTCCAGCCGAAGCGGAAGGTGCCGGCGGAGATTTCGTTCGCCGATGTGCGCGTTGCCGGCGCGGCCTTCACCAAGACTGAAGGGCTCTCCGCCGCGTACGTCGAACAAATCGCCAAAGCAGACGCCCTGCTGCTCGTGGTCCGCGCCTTTCCCGACGAGTCGGTGCCTCACCTTGAAGGCACCATCGACCCCTGGCGCGACCTCGCGACGATGCTGGACGAGCTTGCCTTCACCGACCAGCTGCTTCTCGAGAAGCGCTTGGCGCGCATTGCCGAGATGGTCGGGAAAGTGAAGCCGGCCGAGCGGGAAGCGATGGAGCGCGAGCGCGCCCTCTTGCGCCGGCTGCTCGACGGGCTCGAGGCGGGCATGCCGCTTCGCGATCAGCAGCAGGATGAGGACGAACGGAAGCTGACGCGGCACTACCGCTTTCTGACCGCGAAGCCGTTGCTGGTGGTGATCAACCTCGGCGAGACCCAGCTCGACCGCGCGGCGGCATTCGACGCCGAGCTTGCGGGCCGGCTGCGGGGCGGCGCAGTGCTCGGGGCGAGCATCGCCGGCAAACTCGAGCGCGAGCTGGTCCAGCTGGAGGGTGCCGAAGCGCGCGAATTCCGCGAAGCGCTCGGCCTCGCTGAGCCGGCGCGAGACCGGATCATTCGCGCCGCCTATCGGCTGCTGGGACGGATCTCGTTCTTCACGGTCGGACCAGACGAGTGCCGCGCCTGGACCATCCCCGCGGGGACCCTCGCGCCGCGGGCGGCGGGGGCGGTTCACAGCGACTTCGAACGCGGCTTCATTCGCGCCGAGGTCGTCCGCTACGAGGATCTCGTGGCGGCGGGCAGCCTCGCCGAGGCGCGCAAGCGCGGTTTGCTCCGGTCGGAAGGCAAGCAGTATGTCGTCCAAGATGGCGACGTGATCGAGTATTTGTTCAATGTCTAA
- a CDS encoding CRISPR-associated endonuclease Cas3'' — translation MLDLDLATLLQVWGKTDRSKPHPRPFHPLLCHLIDVAMVALALWEEGLTSARTTWLAQALGLAPADAGRWVAFLAGVHDLGKATPGFQAKDSGGEQRLRAAGLLDAVVAEAPHGLLSTDLLRRLLVGLSPRTWG, via the coding sequence ATGCTCGATCTCGACTTAGCGACGCTGCTGCAGGTGTGGGGAAAGACCGACCGCTCGAAGCCGCATCCGCGCCCGTTCCATCCGCTCCTCTGCCATCTCATCGATGTCGCGATGGTCGCGCTGGCGCTTTGGGAGGAAGGGCTCACCTCGGCGCGAACCACGTGGCTCGCCCAAGCGCTTGGTCTCGCGCCGGCCGATGCCGGACGCTGGGTCGCGTTCCTTGCGGGAGTGCATGATCTTGGTAAGGCAACCCCCGGCTTTCAGGCGAAGGATTCGGGGGGCGAACAGCGTCTCCGCGCCGCGGGCCTCCTCGACGCCGTCGTTGCTGAAGCGCCGCACGGCCTGCTCTCCACCGACCTGCTGCGCAGGCTGCTGGTCGGGTTGTCCCCACGCACGTGGGGGTGA
- a CDS encoding ABC transporter ATP-binding protein — protein sequence MHDVSVRLRERAITALVGPNGSGKSTLLRTMARLLQPERGVVLLDGRAITSLPTREVARRLGVLPQAPSAPAGLTVRELVEQGRFPYLGPLRLPGARDREAVDRALEMTELTAFADRPLDTLSGGERQRAWIALVLAQDPAALLLDEPTTYLDIEHQLQVLQLLRRLPEERGMTIAVVLHDLNHASRFADRIVVLQEGRVVTEGPPETVVTAEVLAQVFRVRAHLLHDPVSGRPAFLPLATLK from the coding sequence TTGCATGACGTCTCGGTCCGGCTGCGAGAACGCGCAATCACGGCGCTCGTCGGGCCAAACGGCTCGGGGAAGTCGACGCTGCTGCGGACGATGGCGCGCCTCCTTCAGCCAGAACGCGGGGTCGTGCTGCTCGACGGCCGCGCGATCACCTCTCTCCCGACCCGCGAGGTCGCCCGCCGCCTCGGGGTTCTGCCCCAAGCGCCATCTGCGCCGGCCGGCCTGACAGTCCGCGAACTGGTCGAGCAGGGGCGTTTCCCCTACCTCGGCCCCCTTCGGCTGCCGGGTGCGCGCGACCGCGAGGCAGTTGACCGAGCGCTCGAGATGACGGAACTGACCGCCTTTGCCGACCGGCCGCTCGACACCCTGTCCGGCGGAGAGCGGCAGCGGGCGTGGATCGCGCTCGTCCTCGCGCAGGATCCTGCCGCCCTCTTGCTCGATGAGCCGACGACCTATCTCGACATCGAGCATCAGCTCCAGGTGCTCCAGCTGCTGCGGCGGCTGCCGGAGGAGCGGGGCATGACCATTGCCGTTGTGCTCCATGATCTCAATCACGCGAGCCGCTTCGCTGACCGGATTGTCGTCCTTCAGGAGGGCAGGGTCGTAACGGAAGGGCCGCCCGAGACGGTCGTCACCGCTGAGGTGCTCGCGCAGGTGTTTCGCGTCCGGGCGCATCTCCTGCACGACCCTGTTTCGGGACGACCGGCGTTTCTGCCGCTCGCCACGCTCAAGTGA
- a CDS encoding DNA photolyase family protein, which produces MSRIARAVLWFRRDLRLHDLPALAAACDAAEEVVPLFVFDDALLTGRWPSPNRVAFLLESLRALDESLRARGSRLHFRRGRPVTVVPAFAAESGASAVFISRDYAPYGRRRDRAVARALGAVPLQEFPGVLVHEPEDVCKPDGTPYTVYTPFRRQWEALPRRAVLPPPGQLRTPRDLDPGTLPSCADLGIAPPTASILPGGEPAARARLERFLAVGLAGYAANRNDLGRPATSRLSQDLRWGLLSPLEVAERGAASPTFVSEVIWREFFASILFHFPTVRREAFQPRFRTIRWRNDPDAIAAWKAGRTGFPVVDAGMRELEATGFLHNRARMIVASFLTKQLLVDWRIGEAHFMAHLVDGDLASNNGGWQWTAGVGTDAAPYFRVFNPILQGERFDPEGLYVRRWVPELRNVPTRFIHQPWRMPAALQAEVGCRIGVDYPAPIVDLDESRQRAIEAYRAASA; this is translated from the coding sequence ATGAGCCGGATCGCGCGCGCGGTGCTCTGGTTCCGCCGCGACCTGCGTCTGCACGACCTGCCCGCGCTGGCCGCGGCGTGCGACGCCGCCGAGGAAGTTGTCCCGCTCTTTGTGTTCGACGACGCCCTGCTCACCGGTCGGTGGCCGTCGCCGAACCGGGTGGCATTCCTGCTAGAGTCGCTGCGCGCGCTTGATGAATCGCTGCGCGCCCGCGGCAGTCGGCTCCACTTCCGGCGCGGACGCCCCGTGACGGTCGTGCCCGCCTTCGCTGCCGAGAGCGGCGCCAGCGCCGTCTTTATCTCGCGAGATTATGCCCCCTATGGGCGACGGCGCGATCGGGCGGTAGCGCGGGCGCTTGGGGCGGTGCCGCTGCAGGAGTTTCCGGGCGTGCTGGTCCACGAGCCCGAGGACGTCTGCAAACCGGACGGCACCCCCTACACGGTGTACACGCCGTTCCGGCGGCAGTGGGAGGCATTGCCGCGGCGGGCAGTGCTTCCGCCGCCGGGGCAGCTGCGCACGCCACGCGACCTTGATCCCGGGACGCTCCCCTCCTGCGCTGACCTTGGCATCGCCCCGCCGACCGCATCCATCCTGCCGGGCGGCGAGCCGGCGGCGCGGGCGCGGCTGGAGCGGTTTCTCGCTGTTGGGCTCGCCGGCTACGCAGCCAACCGCAACGATTTGGGACGCCCGGCGACCTCGCGGCTCTCCCAAGACCTGCGCTGGGGATTACTCTCTCCCCTTGAAGTCGCCGAGCGCGGCGCGGCCAGCCCCACGTTTGTGAGCGAGGTGATTTGGCGAGAGTTTTTCGCCTCCATCCTGTTCCACTTCCCGACGGTGCGCAGGGAGGCTTTCCAGCCGCGGTTCCGAACGATCCGCTGGCGCAACGACCCCGACGCGATCGCCGCCTGGAAAGCAGGGCGCACCGGCTTCCCGGTCGTTGACGCGGGGATGCGGGAACTGGAGGCGACGGGATTTCTTCACAACCGCGCGCGGATGATCGTTGCCTCGTTTTTGACCAAGCAGCTGCTCGTCGATTGGCGGATTGGCGAAGCGCATTTCATGGCGCATCTGGTGGACGGCGACCTTGCGAGCAACAATGGCGGCTGGCAATGGACAGCGGGCGTGGGGACCGATGCGGCGCCCTACTTCCGGGTCTTCAACCCGATCCTGCAAGGGGAGCGGTTCGACCCGGAGGGACTCTATGTCCGCCGGTGGGTGCCTGAGCTTCGGAATGTGCCGACGCGCTTCATTCATCAGCCGTGGCGGATGCCGGCTGCCCTTCAAGCGGAGGTAGGCTGCCGTATCGGGGTCGACTATCCGGCCCCGATCGTTGACCTTGACGAGTCGCGTCAGCGGGCGATCGAGGCATATCGAGCCGCCTCGGCTTGA
- a CDS encoding MarR family transcriptional regulator, with the protein MVDIAPPSRAARSLTRLVAAVKRLSLAEGEALGLTPVQAQTILFCGRTRPDVASIGTLARMLGASHATAVGVVDGLARRGLVRRRAKPDDRRVTLLELTESGRQAFETLLRGQAALERALDRLPADQRSVFEQALEMLSLELAAAGYLLLSEPCPGCVFFQPNASPASTRPHYCRYFRLSLSDAETQLDCPKHTPIGASVAEPDGHRPRR; encoded by the coding sequence ATGGTCGACATCGCCCCTCCGTCGCGAGCCGCCCGCTCGCTGACACGGCTGGTCGCAGCGGTCAAGCGTCTTTCGCTTGCCGAGGGAGAGGCGCTTGGCCTCACCCCCGTCCAAGCGCAGACGATCCTGTTCTGCGGGCGCACGCGTCCCGATGTCGCTTCGATCGGCACGCTCGCCCGCATGCTCGGCGCCAGCCACGCGACAGCGGTCGGGGTCGTCGACGGCTTGGCGCGGCGCGGGCTCGTCCGCCGGCGGGCCAAACCGGATGACCGGCGCGTGACGCTCCTCGAGCTGACCGAGAGCGGACGCCAGGCGTTCGAGACCCTGCTGCGCGGCCAAGCAGCCCTCGAGCGCGCCCTCGACCGGCTGCCGGCGGACCAGCGCTCAGTCTTCGAACAGGCGCTCGAGATGCTCAGCCTTGAGCTGGCCGCGGCCGGCTATCTCCTCTTGAGCGAGCCGTGTCCCGGCTGTGTCTTCTTTCAGCCGAATGCCTCGCCCGCTTCGACGCGCCCCCACTATTGCCGGTACTTCCGTCTCTCGCTCAGCGACGCCGAAACGCAGCTTGACTGTCCGAAACACACCCCCATCGGCGCGAGCGTCGCGGAGCCTGACGGTCACCGGCCCCGCCGGTGA
- the priA gene encoding primosomal protein N', whose protein sequence is MATRRPAYAAVAVDAPPVFHTLFSYRIPDRLTVVPGQAVVVPFGPRLVAGIVAALECQPPLAEIRDLAAAISDGPLLTPAQVAVACWLAEHYRCPPFLAMRLWLPPDFPRRIDPVLRLAVAEAPLDPRERAVRDAVAAAPGLRFSRLVARESEGPVLVIVERLLQRGILTLEMPWRRPAVPVPSQPPEGGAPQPASPPSLTPAQQRAWQQLAPILAAGGTALLFGVTGAGKTELYLRALDAAMARGRRGVVLVPEIALTPQLAARFEARFPGRVAVIHSRLAVRERRRAWQRLETGEAAIVIGPRSALFAPVPDVGVIILDEEHDPSFKQGEAPRYHARAVARQLAAATGASVLFGSATPAIESFYAAQRGEVALVELGERFGGVRLPEVTVVDLRAELRAGNRGMFSRLLRERLAGALARREQVILYLNHRGAASVVLCRDCGYTAHCSRCDTVLTYHASQERLLCHLCNARRRIPIACPACGSRRIRYLGLGTERVVAEVEAQFPGARVLRLDSDVGGAAEHERILRAFAAGEGDVLVGTQLVAKGLDLPGVSLVGVVNADIGLYLPDFRAPERVFQQLTQAVGRPGRSGGGEAVIQTYSPDHYVIQAAARHDYLAFYEHEIAHRRRRRYPPFSQLARLLYANVNEERARAAAAALRARLEAHRRAEGCEVDILGPAPAYFRRVRGRYRWQIVLRGDDVAAFLRGVAVPPAWQVDVDPESLL, encoded by the coding sequence ATGGCGACGAGGCGCCCGGCCTACGCGGCTGTCGCCGTCGATGCGCCGCCCGTCTTTCATACCCTGTTCTCCTATCGCATCCCCGACCGCTTGACCGTCGTTCCTGGCCAGGCGGTTGTCGTGCCCTTCGGTCCTCGGCTCGTCGCCGGCATCGTCGCCGCGCTTGAATGCCAGCCGCCGCTTGCTGAAATCCGCGACCTCGCCGCTGCCATCAGTGACGGCCCCCTCCTCACTCCTGCGCAAGTCGCCGTCGCCTGCTGGCTCGCGGAGCACTACCGCTGCCCGCCCTTCCTTGCGATGCGCCTCTGGCTGCCGCCAGACTTCCCCCGGCGCATCGATCCGGTTCTGCGGCTTGCCGTTGCGGAGGCGCCTCTCGACCCGCGCGAGCGGGCGGTGCGCGACGCGGTCGCAGCCGCTCCCGGCCTGCGCTTCAGCCGCCTCGTCGCTCGGGAGAGCGAAGGCCCGGTCTTGGTCATCGTCGAACGCCTGCTGCAGCGCGGGATCCTCACGCTTGAAATGCCGTGGCGCCGCCCTGCGGTGCCCGTGCCGTCCCAGCCGCCCGAGGGGGGCGCGCCTCAGCCGGCCTCGCCTCCCTCGCTCACGCCAGCCCAGCAGCGCGCGTGGCAGCAGCTCGCGCCGATCCTCGCCGCGGGGGGAACGGCTCTCCTCTTCGGCGTGACCGGTGCCGGGAAGACCGAACTGTACCTCCGCGCGCTCGACGCGGCGATGGCGCGCGGACGGCGGGGGGTTGTCCTCGTGCCGGAGATCGCCCTCACTCCCCAGCTCGCTGCCCGCTTCGAGGCGCGCTTTCCGGGGCGCGTCGCCGTGATCCACAGTCGGCTCGCCGTCCGCGAGCGTCGCCGGGCGTGGCAGCGCCTCGAGACGGGCGAAGCGGCAATCGTGATCGGGCCGCGCTCGGCGCTCTTTGCTCCGGTCCCTGACGTGGGGGTGATCATTCTCGACGAAGAGCACGACCCGAGCTTCAAACAGGGAGAGGCGCCGCGTTATCACGCTCGGGCAGTCGCTCGCCAGCTTGCTGCAGCGACTGGCGCAAGCGTGCTCTTCGGCAGCGCGACGCCCGCAATCGAGAGCTTTTACGCCGCGCAGCGCGGTGAGGTCGCGCTCGTCGAACTGGGGGAGCGATTTGGCGGCGTTCGGCTTCCCGAGGTGACGGTTGTCGATCTCCGGGCTGAACTGCGGGCGGGCAACCGCGGGATGTTCAGCCGCCTGCTGCGCGAGCGGCTTGCCGGGGCCCTCGCCCGACGCGAACAGGTGATCTTGTACCTCAATCACCGCGGTGCCGCGAGCGTCGTCCTTTGCCGCGACTGCGGCTACACCGCGCACTGCTCGCGCTGCGACACCGTGCTGACCTATCACGCCAGCCAGGAGCGACTGCTCTGCCATCTCTGCAACGCGCGGCGGCGGATCCCCATTGCCTGCCCCGCGTGCGGCAGCCGGCGCATTCGCTATCTCGGCCTGGGCACCGAGCGCGTCGTCGCCGAGGTAGAGGCGCAGTTTCCGGGCGCCCGTGTCTTGCGGCTCGACAGCGATGTCGGCGGTGCGGCGGAGCACGAGCGGATCCTGCGCGCCTTTGCGGCGGGCGAGGGCGACGTGCTCGTCGGAACGCAGCTCGTCGCCAAAGGGCTTGATCTCCCGGGCGTCTCGCTCGTTGGGGTCGTCAACGCCGATATCGGGCTCTATCTGCCGGACTTCCGGGCGCCGGAGCGCGTCTTTCAGCAGCTGACCCAAGCCGTCGGCCGGCCGGGACGGTCCGGAGGCGGCGAGGCGGTCATCCAGACGTACTCACCGGATCATTATGTCATCCAAGCGGCGGCCCGCCACGATTATCTCGCCTTCTACGAGCACGAGATCGCTCATCGGCGTCGGCGGCGGTATCCTCCGTTCAGCCAGCTCGCCCGCCTTCTCTACGCCAACGTCAATGAGGAACGGGCGCGCGCCGCCGCCGCCGCGCTCCGCGCTCGGCTCGAGGCGCACCGCCGCGCCGAGGGGTGCGAGGTCGATATCCTCGGCCCTGCTCCAGCCTATTTCCGGCGGGTCCGCGGCCGCTATCGCTGGCAGATCGTCCTGCGCGGCGACGACGTGGCGGCATTCCTGCGCGGCGTTGCTGTCCCGCCCGCTTGGCAGGTCGACGTCGACCCGGAGAGCCTGCTCTAG
- a CDS encoding VWA domain-containing protein, whose amino-acid sequence MRSVRWILIAVFACNALLFCCGMAAILFLPSPEQRASDANVLRVGYSPEKETLFRQLADGFNRSGTPYRIEPVKFDPDDLIELATSGRFAAVSPDSAVWLDQIDRAWQTKNPDAPGLASSLTRYAVSPIVIAMWERVAREFNYPARPVGWATILDRALRDPNFRWSHPSTATASGLLAVTAEFYAGAGNPPRLSLRDIERPETVEFVRRIQRTVQQYGAETEDQLIARLLAGERRNLDAFVVQEQFVILFNTRTSGEKLVAVYPAEGSLWLDHPLALLEGPWLTAEQRRAYRAFTDYLSRPETGQLILAAGYRPADLRVALDERTSPIQRENGVDPAQPFTSLVLPATPVLERIRDSWALLKRPANIYLIADVSGSMQGDRITRARDALLSFVDQIKDGRDRVGFATFSTATREQVPLDTLEKNRGDLERAIRAMTPGGNTALYDAIDFGVQRVSELREPDRINVVLVMTDGEENASRRELVAGRGDPSRLIAAIQERMRRTGTPVIVVTIAYGGEAEFDVLRRIAESTNGQAYRSDPETIRKLYRTLSQAF is encoded by the coding sequence ATGCGAAGCGTCCGCTGGATCCTCATCGCCGTCTTCGCCTGCAACGCGCTCCTGTTCTGCTGTGGGATGGCGGCGATTCTCTTTCTGCCGTCGCCCGAGCAGCGCGCCAGCGACGCGAACGTCCTTCGGGTCGGCTACTCCCCGGAGAAAGAGACCCTCTTTCGCCAGCTGGCAGACGGCTTCAACCGCTCGGGGACGCCCTACCGCATCGAGCCGGTCAAGTTCGACCCGGACGACCTGATCGAGCTTGCGACGAGCGGGCGCTTCGCCGCCGTCTCCCCGGACTCGGCAGTCTGGCTCGACCAGATCGACCGCGCTTGGCAGACGAAGAATCCGGATGCCCCCGGGCTCGCCAGCTCGCTGACGCGCTACGCCGTCTCGCCGATCGTCATCGCGATGTGGGAGCGGGTCGCCCGCGAGTTCAACTACCCGGCTCGGCCGGTCGGCTGGGCGACGATCCTGGACCGGGCGCTGCGCGACCCGAACTTCCGCTGGAGCCACCCGTCGACCGCGACGGCGAGCGGGCTGCTTGCGGTCACGGCGGAGTTTTATGCCGGCGCCGGCAACCCGCCCCGCCTTTCGCTCCGAGACATCGAGCGCCCTGAGACGGTGGAGTTCGTCCGCCGGATACAGCGCACCGTCCAGCAGTACGGCGCGGAGACCGAGGACCAGCTGATCGCCCGGCTGCTGGCGGGCGAGAGGCGGAACCTCGACGCCTTTGTCGTCCAAGAGCAGTTCGTCATTCTGTTCAACACGCGGACCAGCGGCGAGAAGCTGGTCGCCGTCTATCCGGCGGAGGGCAGTCTCTGGCTGGACCATCCGCTGGCGCTGCTCGAGGGACCGTGGCTGACCGCCGAGCAGCGCCGCGCTTACCGCGCCTTCACCGACTATCTCAGCCGTCCCGAGACCGGGCAGCTGATCCTCGCCGCAGGCTACCGTCCTGCCGACCTGAGAGTTGCGCTCGACGAGCGGACTTCGCCAATTCAGCGCGAGAACGGGGTCGACCCTGCCCAGCCGTTCACCTCCCTTGTCCTGCCCGCCACGCCGGTGCTCGAACGCATCCGCGACTCTTGGGCGCTGCTCAAGCGGCCGGCGAACATCTATCTGATCGCCGATGTCTCAGGCAGCATGCAGGGCGACCGCATTACCCGCGCCCGCGATGCTCTCCTCTCGTTCGTCGACCAGATCAAGGATGGGCGCGATCGCGTCGGCTTTGCGACCTTTTCGACAGCGACGCGCGAGCAAGTTCCGCTCGACACTCTCGAGAAAAACCGGGGCGACCTCGAGCGGGCGATCCGGGCGATGACCCCGGGCGGCAACACCGCACTCTACGACGCGATCGACTTTGGGGTCCAGCGGGTCAGCGAACTGCGCGAGCCCGACCGGATCAACGTCGTTCTTGTCATGACGGACGGCGAGGAAAACGCCAGCCGCCGCGAGCTCGTTGCCGGGCGGGGCGACCCGAGCCGGCTGATCGCGGCGATCCAAGAGCGGATGCGCCGCACCGGCACTCCGGTCATCGTCGTCACCATCGCCTATGGCGGCGAGGCGGAATTCGACGTCCTCCGCCGCATCGCCGAGTCGACGAACGGGCAAGCGTACCGGAGCGACCCCGAGACGATCCGCAAGCTGTACCGCACGCTCTCGCAGGCGTTCTGA
- a CDS encoding substrate-binding domain-containing protein — protein sequence MRAPTRLLLALLAGATLIAGAMAVVFISNRAGQPSPVTVRIITALPAEPWVSDAARRYNATRPTIEGAPVTIDVIPMDGVSALNRWSRGDWDRVPTAWLAETRDWVGQANVAVAERLGRDVFLPGGEYRDQPVALSPQVWAIFESRYRVLNARYGADGAVDWRDIHDAALSRNWAALGGQPEWGRFKLVIPHPKRDPAGLAAMVAAAGAYYGKASVSTEDLKNPQFQTWLRETLDSVVDFSPFGVENMLLFGYSNGDAGQVIEAYLLTNMEGLQRRWKEPLVIQYPDPITWFDFPFAIYMGPETPAAEKNAALDFKRYLLSVEQQQNALRYGLRPANPDVPMNVEGSLIARWSAMGFREQVPSASRMRPASRSGVVELLNWFVRTYEQ from the coding sequence ATGCGCGCCCCGACGCGCCTGCTTCTCGCGCTCCTTGCCGGCGCGACGCTGATCGCCGGCGCGATGGCGGTCGTCTTCATCTCCAATCGCGCCGGGCAGCCGAGCCCGGTCACCGTTCGGATCATCACCGCACTGCCTGCAGAGCCGTGGGTGAGCGACGCCGCGCGGCGCTACAACGCCACCCGCCCCACGATCGAGGGCGCGCCGGTCACCATCGACGTGATCCCGATGGACGGCGTGTCTGCGCTCAACCGGTGGTCGCGCGGCGATTGGGACCGCGTGCCGACAGCGTGGCTCGCGGAGACCCGCGATTGGGTCGGCCAAGCGAATGTCGCCGTTGCTGAGCGGCTGGGCCGCGACGTCTTTCTGCCGGGTGGTGAATACCGCGACCAGCCGGTAGCGCTGTCGCCGCAGGTCTGGGCGATCTTCGAGTCGCGCTATCGCGTGCTCAACGCCCGCTACGGCGCCGACGGCGCTGTCGATTGGCGCGATATCCATGATGCCGCTCTCAGCCGCAACTGGGCGGCGCTCGGCGGCCAGCCGGAATGGGGCCGCTTCAAGCTCGTCATTCCGCATCCGAAGCGCGACCCTGCCGGCCTCGCCGCGATGGTCGCCGCTGCCGGCGCCTATTACGGCAAGGCGAGCGTTTCGACCGAGGATCTCAAGAACCCCCAATTCCAGACGTGGCTGCGCGAGACGCTCGACTCGGTGGTCGACTTCAGTCCTTTCGGGGTCGAGAACATGCTGCTGTTCGGCTACTCGAACGGCGATGCCGGCCAGGTGATCGAAGCGTATCTCCTCACCAACATGGAGGGCCTGCAGCGCCGCTGGAAGGAGCCGCTCGTCATCCAGTATCCCGACCCGATCACGTGGTTTGACTTCCCCTTCGCGATCTACATGGGCCCGGAGACGCCGGCCGCTGAGAAGAACGCCGCCCTCGACTTCAAGCGCTATCTCCTTTCGGTGGAGCAGCAGCAGAACGCTCTCCGCTACGGGCTGCGGCCCGCCAACCCGGACGTCCCGATGAATGTCGAGGGCAGCCTGATCGCCCGCTGGAGCGCGATGGGCTTCCGCGAGCAGGTGCCGAGCGCCTCGCGGATGCGGCCGGCGTCGCGCAGCGGTGTGGTCGAGCTGCTGAACTGGTTCGTCCGGACCTACGAGCAGTAG